The proteins below are encoded in one region of Halorhodospira halochloris:
- a CDS encoding cation-transporting P-type ATPase, whose product MADGEGSNSGLDEQGSAWHSLDADRVTQQLNSSRRGISQEQAEQRLGEYGLNRLRPPERSGAVVRFLRHFHNILIYILIVAAIGTALLGHWVDTGVILAVVLINTIIGFLQEGKAEKALDAIRQMLSPQAVVLRNGERLELAAEQIVPGDVVMLQAGDKVPADLRLFETKNLRIDEAVLTGESVPSEKDTVSVSEDAALGDRCSMAYSGTLVTFGRAYGTVVATGMNTEVGKISEMLGEVHSLSTPLVRQTEQFGRWLALIIIIISAATFAFGFWIRDYPLDEMFLAAASLAVSTIPEGLPAILTIALAIGVQKMARRNAIVRKLPAVETLGSVSTVCSDKTGTLTRNEMTVSTVVSRERWVEVEGVGYDPHGGFTEHNEQVSPDSSTVLSQALVGGLLCNDAQHLMRDGQWTLAGDPTEGSLIVLARKAGYDPHVEQEKRPRKDVIPFESDHKYMATLHCDHQGWHGIFLKGSPERVLELCSSEQTEDGEQPLQKAYWEQAMEQIANRGERLLAIAVRKFDEPVHELTYQSVEQGGFSLLAVLGIIDPPRDEAVAAVASSRSAGIRVKMITGDHLATARAIGSKLGINCDKAISGHDIDAIGQQELRRVAWETDIFARTTPEHKLRLVEALQAEGRITAMTGDGVNDAPALKRADVGVAMGKKGTEAAKEASEMVLADDNFASIAHAVEEGRTVYDNIRKAILHMLPTNAGQSLTIMMAILMGLALPLTPVQVLWVNMVTSVTLAMALAFEPSEPGVMQRPPRDPSAALLSGFMLWRIPFVAILLWLGTFGHFVWMEEVVGVSDELARTVALNTLVAGQAFYLFNLRLIYEPVWCNGELLKTRAMWIAVGVLIVLQLTFTYAPFMHTLFGTAPLGLEEWSRVLVFGLLVFVIVEIEKTVVRNLPRWQGKAEARQA is encoded by the coding sequence ATGGCTGACGGTGAGGGATCTAACAGCGGATTAGATGAACAAGGCAGCGCTTGGCATAGTCTCGATGCTGACCGGGTCACGCAGCAACTCAATAGTTCACGGCGGGGCATAAGCCAGGAGCAGGCCGAGCAACGTCTGGGCGAGTATGGGCTCAACCGGTTGCGCCCACCCGAGCGCTCGGGGGCGGTGGTCCGGTTCCTGCGCCACTTCCACAACATCCTGATCTATATCCTGATTGTAGCTGCTATCGGTACTGCCCTGCTTGGTCACTGGGTAGATACCGGGGTGATCCTGGCGGTGGTGCTGATCAATACCATCATCGGTTTTTTGCAGGAGGGCAAGGCCGAAAAGGCGCTTGACGCCATTCGTCAGATGCTCTCGCCCCAGGCAGTGGTTTTGCGCAACGGCGAGCGCCTTGAGCTGGCGGCGGAACAGATTGTCCCCGGTGATGTGGTTATGCTCCAGGCAGGGGATAAGGTGCCAGCCGATCTGCGCCTGTTTGAGACGAAGAACCTGCGCATAGATGAGGCCGTGCTTACCGGCGAGTCGGTGCCTAGTGAGAAGGACACAGTGTCGGTAAGTGAGGATGCAGCGCTGGGCGATCGCTGCTCAATGGCCTACTCCGGGACGCTGGTAACCTTCGGTCGGGCCTACGGCACGGTAGTCGCAACAGGCATGAATACGGAGGTCGGCAAGATCTCCGAGATGCTTGGCGAGGTGCACAGCCTGAGCACACCGCTGGTGCGACAGACCGAGCAGTTCGGTCGTTGGTTGGCGCTGATCATAATCATCATTTCTGCTGCTACATTTGCCTTCGGCTTCTGGATAAGGGATTATCCGCTCGATGAGATGTTCCTGGCCGCCGCCAGCTTGGCAGTCTCCACCATCCCCGAAGGGTTGCCGGCGATATTGACCATTGCCTTGGCCATCGGCGTGCAGAAGATGGCTCGGCGCAACGCCATAGTGCGTAAGTTGCCTGCGGTTGAGACCCTAGGGTCGGTCTCAACGGTCTGTTCGGATAAGACCGGCACACTGACCCGTAACGAGATGACCGTCTCGACCGTGGTCAGCCGCGAGCGCTGGGTCGAGGTCGAGGGGGTAGGTTACGACCCCCACGGTGGTTTCACTGAGCACAATGAGCAAGTCAGCCCGGATAGTTCAACGGTGCTATCCCAAGCCTTAGTGGGCGGGTTGCTTTGTAATGATGCGCAGCATCTCATGCGTGATGGACAGTGGACTCTAGCCGGTGACCCGACCGAAGGATCGCTGATTGTGCTCGCTCGCAAGGCCGGTTACGACCCGCATGTGGAGCAGGAGAAGCGCCCGCGCAAGGATGTGATACCGTTCGAGTCGGACCATAAATATATGGCCACCCTGCACTGCGACCATCAAGGTTGGCACGGCATCTTCCTCAAGGGTAGCCCGGAACGAGTTCTGGAGCTTTGCTCGAGCGAACAGACAGAGGATGGTGAGCAACCGCTGCAGAAGGCTTATTGGGAACAGGCCATGGAGCAGATCGCCAACCGCGGTGAGCGGTTGCTGGCGATAGCAGTGCGCAAGTTTGATGAGCCGGTCCATGAGCTGACCTATCAGAGTGTAGAGCAGGGCGGTTTTTCCCTGCTTGCCGTTTTGGGGATTATCGACCCTCCCCGTGACGAGGCTGTAGCGGCGGTTGCGAGCTCGCGGAGTGCTGGGATCAGGGTCAAGATGATCACCGGTGATCACTTGGCCACGGCGCGGGCGATCGGCAGTAAGCTCGGTATCAATTGCGATAAGGCGATTTCTGGCCACGATATTGATGCTATCGGGCAGCAAGAGCTGCGGCGCGTGGCCTGGGAGACTGACATCTTTGCCCGCACTACTCCGGAACATAAGTTGCGTCTGGTCGAGGCGCTACAGGCCGAAGGCAGAATAACGGCGATGACCGGTGATGGGGTCAACGATGCACCGGCCCTGAAGCGCGCCGATGTCGGCGTGGCCATGGGCAAGAAGGGTACTGAGGCTGCTAAAGAGGCCTCGGAGATGGTGCTGGCCGACGATAACTTTGCCTCGATCGCCCATGCCGTCGAAGAGGGGCGGACTGTATACGATAATATCCGTAAGGCTATCCTGCACATGCTGCCAACCAACGCCGGGCAGTCTTTGACCATCATGATGGCGATACTTATGGGGTTGGCCTTGCCCTTAACCCCGGTGCAGGTGCTGTGGGTAAATATGGTCACCTCGGTGACCTTGGCCATGGCCCTGGCCTTTGAACCTAGTGAACCTGGGGTGATGCAGCGCCCGCCGCGTGATCCATCAGCGGCCTTGTTATCTGGTTTTATGCTCTGGCGGATTCCGTTTGTCGCCATACTGCTTTGGCTGGGGACTTTCGGTCACTTCGTGTGGATGGAAGAGGTAGTAGGTGTTAGCGATGAATTGGCCCGTACCGTCGCCCTTAATACCTTGGTGGCCGGGCAGGCGTTCTATCTGTTCAATCTGCGCCTGATCTACGAGCCGGTCTGGTGCAATGGTGAGCTGCTCAAGACTAGGGCGATGTGGATAGCTGTCGGGGTGTTGATCGTGCTGCAGCTCACCTTTACCTACGCACCATTTATGCACACCCTGTTTGGTACCGC